A genomic stretch from Oscarella lobularis chromosome 11, ooOscLobu1.1, whole genome shotgun sequence includes:
- the LOC136192622 gene encoding uncharacterized protein, with amino-acid sequence MPETEKEVLNCFERIYKTVNWIEIASRLRLTTDAVRFLYEQKESGNSLAKAVARFISGGRWKSEDVARIAFLLKNPDVGQKLLEIYSSKDKDSKKLEDFYDHYFTTVAPSSVPFAVLKSLLSELRGDVLRKWIKMRSSQLSSNDEGGLAEDSDEVLSSEEAALRYYRETDTFVEFLSQLEKAGASGIYQKALASSCFDLAPTEKEKLVPILLTCEERGRRPTFSETMALVGRDKVLSEVKKELSTHRFVNVYGPRGMGKTRLIQSIIKEIKLNYRTLLWLDCSSVESLQLSLSTVAVVSQQMLSPKTLKNEILQKFRSWVKEKASLGPFLVVLDGLTDQRTLKEVPDFSFGNTMYLLVTSTFQVTNLPSVKGIHGVELGKLSNKDVSTALCNYGVKGQLTPDKSEAAETIARSIDGDPLLMTVVAAFLQSERKTSIQVYSSMLGETGGSSDHYATIFDDIASLPGLADVMNLLAFCDPSSIPLRMFDYTSSNDSKDDERHTGRTRRPSEKTIVFPYVLNRLESYRLISETEDETAVSLHTEIARKLRERLNDKQKSHNLNVLCKTLTTAFTSCRNDWEFCSSLYTHTLRCLEHTKDLGMFDADLVLQCGYMKSLLGDSEEAKRLLTRCLNNKSVTEHQKITAYRYLATVDRRLGNLFLASEWVDEAKLVLESLEERGEKLVFESLEEREKQDEKLKEAEDKVKEVEAEMLMDSGSFGMALQLLNEVFAKKPPVYDSNPLRRSAFLSNVARAQLGLRNFDKAFNLYKEARKILDKAHDPRSELYQAYGHVAKACDIREKMLASEVQCVDEFCTEVQKCAAVVQRLPSSHRYYAWGFRSLARLKLYKVEMLKKLDDPDIKKIKVVLMHAFKYIRSCIECHINIASGLHIKVAKACIVAGNLCVEWLSIPTASEKRTARICAKEHFELAIEIMKPLAATGKFPDIKKEVKSAQDKLKRLNPEGYVDVFQQKDSPVRDSSMPCLEGTVRCHLTDSDDSGTDNLPLLLQKLLKLAKEMKSNAGKTSAQNSTE; translated from the exons ATGCCAGAAACGGAAAAGGAAGTATTGAACTGCTTCGAACGCATTTATAAAACCGTCAACTGGATTGAGATCGCGTCGCGACTTCGCTTGACGACCGATGCTGTCAGGTTTTTGTACGAGCAGAAAGAGAGCGGCAATTCGCTAGCAAAGGCCGTTGCTCGTTTTATCAGCGGGGGTCGTTGGAAGAGCGAGGACGTAGCGAGGATAGCATTCCTGCTAAAAAATCCCGATGTCGGCCAAAAACTGCTCGAAATTTATTCTTCCAAGGACAAAG actcaaaaaaattggaagACTTTTATGATCACTACTTTACCACAGTGGCTCCTTCTAGTGTTCCTTTTGCTGTTTTGAAATCCTTACTTTCGGAGCTGCGAGGTGATGTGTTGCGCAAGTGGATTAAAATGAGAAGTAGCCAGTTATCAAGTAATGATGAAGGCGGCCTTGCTGAGGACTCTGATGAGGTCCTCAGCAGTGAAGAAGCTGCTCTGCGCTACTACAGAGAGACGGACACTTTCGTAGAGTTTCTAAGCCAGCTTGAGAAAGCTGGTGCTTCTGGCATATATCAAAAAGCTCTTGCTAGCA GTTGCTTTGACTTGGCTCccactgaaaaagaaaaattggtACCGATATTGTTGACGTGTGAAGAACGTGGTCGTCGTCCTACATTTTCTGAAACGATGGCTCTAGTTGGCCGAGACAAGGTTCTTTCTGAAGTTAAGAAAGAACTGAGCACTCACCGTTTTGTCAACGTCTATGGTCCAAGGGGAATGGGCAAAACGCGCTTGATACAATCCATTATTAAGGAAATCAAACTGAACTATCGCACCCTTCTTTGGTTGGACTGCTCTAGCGTAGAATCACTGCAGTTGTCTCTGAGCACAGTTGCAGTTGTCTCGCAACAAATGTTATCTCCAAAAACTCTTAAGAATGAGATCCTGCAGAAATTTCGTTCATGGGTTAAAGAGAAAGCAAGTCTTGGACCATTTCTTGTAGTTCTTGACGGGTTGACCGATCAGCGCACTTTGAAAGAAGTTCCAGACTTTTCCTTCGGAAACACCATGTATCTTCTTGTTACATCCACTTTTCAAGTGACCAACCTTCCTTCTGTGAAAGGCATTCATGGTGTTGAACTTGGGAAGTTGTCTAACAAAGACGTGTCAACAGCTCTGTGCAATTACGGCGTGAAAGGTCAGCTAACGCCAGATAAGTCAGAGGCGGCTGAAACCATTGCGAGGAGCATTGATGGTGATCCACTGCTAATgactgttgttgctgcttTTCTTCAAAGTGAACGTAAAACAAGCATTCAAGTCTATAGCAGCATGCTCGGCGAAACAGGAGGCTCATCAGATCACTATGCCACTATCTTCGACGACATAGCTTCTTTGCCTGGCTTGGCTGACGTTATGAACCTTTTGGCTTTTTGCGATCCTTCGTCAATTCCTTTGAGAATGTTTGATTACACTAGCTCAAATGATAGCAAAGATGATGAGAGACACACTGGCCGTACTCGAAGGCCAAGTGAAAAAACAATTGTCTTCCCTTATGTTCTTAATCGACTGGAATCGTATCGGCTGATTTCCGAAACGGAAGATGAAACAGCAGTTAGTCTTCACACAGAAATTGCTAGAAAACTCCGCGAGCGGCTGAATGACAAACAGAAAAGTCATAACTTGAACGTTCTCTGCAAAACGCTGACTACTGCATTTACATCCTGTCGAAACGACTGGGAATTCTGCAGTAGTCTGTATACTCACACACTTCGATGTCTAGAGCACACGAAAGATCTTGGCATGTTTGATGCTGATCTTGTTCTCCAATGCGGTTACATGAAATCTCTGCTTGGTGAcagcgaagaagcgaaaagatTGCTTACCAGGTGTTTGAACAACAAGTCCGTAACAGAACATCAAAAGATCACAGCTTATCGGTATCTTGCTACGGTAGACCGCCGTCTTGGCAATTTATTCCTGGCTTCAGAATGGGTTGATGAGGCGAAATTGGTTTTGGAATCTCTGGAAGAACGCGGAGAAAAATTGGTTTTCGAATCTCTGGAAGAACGCGAAAAACAAGACGAGAAACTaaaagaagcggaagacAAGGTAAAAGAGGTGGAGGCTGAAATGCTCATGGATTCCGGTTCTTTTGGAATGGCTCTGCAATTGCTGAATGAAGTGTTTGCCAAGAAGCCGCCAGTTTATGACAGTAATCCTCTCAGGCGTTCTGCTTTCCTGTCAAATGTGGCACGAGCTCAGTTAGGACTTCGCAATTTTGACAAAGCTTTTAATCTTTATAAGGAAGCACGAAAGATTTTGGACAAGGCTCATGATCCTCGGTCTGAGTTATATCAAGCCTATGGTCATGTTGCTAAAGCCTGTGAcattagagagaaaatgttGGCAAGCGAGGTTCAGTGTGTAGACGAATTTTGTACAGAAGTACAGAAGTGTGCTGCAGTGGTACAACGATTGCCAAGTTCTCATCGTTACTACGCGTGGGGATTCCGTTCGTTGGCTCGTCTAAAGCTTTACAAAGTAGAAATGCTAAAGAAACTTGATGATCCGGatatcaaaaaaatcaaagtcgTCCTGATGCACGCTTTTAAATATATCCGGTCGTGTATTGAATGCCATATAAACATTGCAAGTGGCTTGCATATAAAGGTCGCAAAAGCCTGTATCGTTGCCGGGAATTTGTGCGTCGAGTGGCTAAGTATTCCGACTGCTAGTGAGAAAAGGACAGCTCGCATCTGTGCCAAAGAACATTTTGAACTGGCTATAGAAATCATGAAACCTTTAGCTGCAACCGGAAAATTTCCTGACATCAAGAAGGAAGTTAAGTCTGCTCAAGACAAACTAAAACGTTTGAATCCTGAAGGCTATGTTGATGTATTTCAGCAGAAAGATTCTCCAGTCAGAGATAGTTCTATGCCGTGCCTTGAAGGAACGGTTCGCTGTCATCTAACTGACAGTGACGACAGTGGCACGGATAACTTACCACTACTACTACAGAAACTTCTGAAATTGGCTAAAGAAATGAAAAGTAATGCTGGAAAGACGTCAGCTCAAAACAGCACTGAGTAG
- the LOC136192700 gene encoding testis-expressed protein 2-like: MADRRKKSGPRSSKKDLASLQPSIIRFNVAEETTDIKAKSSSPQSPPKPKRPPAPPKAIRETAQTTTQSPPKQPLFRENDEDLTLFTPTVGSSNSDPGKRLAVPTKAFQSDSSAPVSPDTETPPSAFPTDFNHPLNPLDDHFVDEEETGPPSQVSSEPEGVFLIEDHYERPKEIKVIPPKIPPRPNIIKMRRNETPKSAKISPIESSVDGVATPPPIIREPRPSAASTSMLLQCHVVFSFLVFLFHVSSPSAYLTGLFDGAILACLITAAFLLYSLRQEESEEPDTAPKSIPTPLITDSVVKLLTPKPVIEDQFTAIRFYDDPTVHQPSLTTKVRLRLDGHNLHVTSLERDTRMSFHRLADDSDAENADDDDETNDDEATVTDTKVIDLRQASVKLVPMDISRKQRFSKKFPIRITSRYSLPDVCQSLGLGHGPVTARTKRLKEASRTIYVFAPTSRKKELWFWRFVWACRASDDKSAHLATPLNFDDYVAYMAPMVRNFCSPVPKSAAPAAAAAAETLKTRGKRASPIPRSIASSSSIGWFNAFLGRAFWDAWNEPKLKEYLQRKWQHKMEKLKTPWFMRPLIITNLSLGDHLPTVRKIWPPRVNAEGIWVDLDLDYQNGTFCITMETSLNFMQTGESSETALVSISHNKSKDKVDAGKTPKPDGDSDIDSGAEDDEDRGAHIDETDVLADEKPSKASTDTTTTAAAAPSGETKSRLMRIANKVANSRIMKKVGQTKWGQKLSEKVANTRLVLTVRILSLRGRLTINMTPPPTDRIWYGFRTMPDLKMEPTPQVGSRAVNFGKITDWIEKKLRGEFKKRIVLPHMEDLVIPVLESGLKPEHFL; the protein is encoded by the exons ATGGCAGACCGTCGAAAGAAAAGCGGTCCTCGCTCATCGAAAAAGGACTTAGCATCCTTGCAACCGTCAATCATTCGTTTCAACGTTGCTGAAGAAACGACGGACATAAAAGCGAAGTCGTCGAGCCCGCAATCGCCGCCAAAACCAAAACGACCGCCCGCGCCACCGAAAGCAATCCGCGAAACAGCCCAAACAACAACCCAATCACCACCAAAACAACCGCTCTtcagagaaaacgacgaagatctAACCTTGTTCACGCCAACAGTGGGATCGTCGAATTCCGATCCGGGAAAGAGACTTGCCGTGCCAACGAAAGCGTTTCAGAGCGACAGCAGCGCGCCCGTTAGTCCCGACACGGAAACGCCCCCTTCTGCATTTCCAACCGACTTCAATCATCCTCTAAATCCCCTCGACGATCACtttgtcgacgaagaggaaacgGGACCTCCAAGTCAAGTGTCATCCGAACCGGAAGGGGTTTTTCTCATTGAGGATCATTACGAGCGTCCCAAGGAAATCAAAGTGATACCACCTAAGATTCCACCTCGACCTAATATAATAAAGATGAGGAGGAATGAGACGCCTAAATCCGCAAAAATCTCACCAATTGAATCCTCTGTGGATGGAGTTGCTACTCCTCCTCCTATAATACGGGAGCCCCGACCGTCTGCTGCATCGACGTCTATGCTACTTCAATGCCACGTggttttctcctttctcgtctttctctttcacgtGTCGAGTCCTTCGGCGTATCTCACGGGACTTTTTGACGGCGCTATTCTTGCTTGTTTGATCACAGCTGCCTTTCTTCTCTACAGCCTAAGACAAGAAGAGAGCGAGGAGCCGGATACGGCTCCAAAATCCATTCCCACTCCACTTATAACCGACTCCGTCGTCAAGCTCCTCACTCCCAAACCCGTCATCGAAGACCAATTCACGGCGATTCGTTTCTATGACGACCCGACCGTACACCAGCCGTCTCTCACGACGAAAGTTCGCCTTCGACTCGACGGCCACAATCtccacgtgacgtcgctcgaacgCGACACGCGCATGTCGTTTCatcgtctcgccgacgattcggacgcggagaacgccgacgacgacgacgagacgaacgacgacgaagcgacggtGACGGACACGAAAGTCATCGATCTTCGTCAAGCGTCAGTCAAACTCGTTCCCATGGACATCAGTCGAAAGCAGCGCTTCAGCAAGAAATTTCCCATACGGATTACGTCGCGATACAGTTTGCCGGACGTCTGTCAGAGTCTCGGTTTGGGGCACGGGCCAGTGACGGCGCGCACGAAACGTCTCAAGGAGGCGAGTCGAACGATCTACGTTTTCGCGCCGACGAGTCGCAAGAAGGAGCTCTGGTTTTGGCGATTCGTTTGGGCTTGTCGGGCGAGTGACGACAAGTCGGCTCATCTCGCCACGCCGCTTAATTTTGATGATTATGTTGCGTATATGGCTCCAATGGTACGTAATTTCTGCTCGCCTGTTCCGAAATCTGCTGCcccagcggcggcggcggcggcggagactTTGAAAACTCGCGGTAAACGGGCTTCACCTATCCCTCGTTCCattgcttcgtcgtcgtccattgGCTGGTTCAACGCCTTTCTCGGTCGCGCGTTCTGGGACGCGTGGAACGAGCCGAAATTGAAGGAGTATCTCCAGCGCAAGTGGCAGCACAAGATGGAGAAACTCAAAACGCCATGGTTCATGCGCCCGCTCATTATCACCAATCTCTCGCTCGGCGACCATCTGCCCACGGTGAGAAAAATTTGGCCGCCGCGGGTGAACGCCGAAGGCATTTGGGTCGACTTGGACTTGGACTATCAAAACGGTACGTTTTGCATCACCATGGAAACGAGTCTTAATTTCATGCAAACGGGGGAATCGTCCGAGACGGCACTTGTGTCGATTTCGCATAACAAATCGAAAGATAAAGTCGACGCGGGGAAAACTCCCAAGCCGGACGGCGATAGCGATATCGACAGCGGcgcagaagacgacgaagatcgcGGCGCGCACATCGACGAAACCGACGTATTAGCCGACGAAAAACCGTCCAAAGCGTCAAccgatacgacgacgacggcggcggcggcgccgagcggcgaaacgaaatcCCGTCTGATGAGAATCGCAAACAAGGTGGCGAACTCGAGAATCATGAAAAAAGTCGGGCAGACGAAATGGGGGCAGAAGCTGTCGGAAAAGGTCGCCAATACGCGACTGGTTCTGACTGTGCGCATTCTGTCTCTTCGTGGCCGGTTGACTATTAATATGACGCCGCCTCCGACGGATAGGATATG GTACGGCTTTAGGACTATGCCGGATTTGAAGATGGAGCCGACGCCGCAGGTTGGATCCAGAGCCGTCAATTTCGGCAAGATAACTGACTGGattgagaagaaattgcGGGGCGAATTTAAG AAACGAATCGTTTTACCGCACATGGAAGACTTAGTCATACCCGTTCTGGAATCCGGTCTAAAACCCGAACACTTCTTGTAA
- the LOC136192701 gene encoding coiled-coil domain-containing protein 174-like, with amino-acid sequence MTTKRIPIEVNAASMVELKANLFRKREQLKQKKAAADDVGQVPRPKPKKPSLFAQQKKRIAEKKPTGEMDQKTREEIAQEEEALRKSRAKLEEKAALYEKMTRMKNGALNSETDDKEERYLVDFEKKQMNDVREERRRQMNKREEEEEVIAKEPIPAPSNPDEEWVDYVDGLGRTRSCLKKDLPKMMEKDKSVGIEPTDVPLSERTLMSEDMHRELLRQKWEAEEEEMAEKPVGPLHYQDIRHDEIRSHGVGYYQFSKDETERQQQLEELNRLRNQTLSQREKHEKIKMKRKTALEARLEKVKKRKMKAVDGGKGANEEKEEDEKEEEEPLTPPAKPSQEPSPFMNESFIAAAISSIRKEVDEARDEGSKPQGRHWDMFRHEDLEDERPAEFAPPQSYSPSAGSSKRASKPPLSWPPPPPPPLGFNLPPPPLFFPPPR; translated from the exons atgacgacgaaaaggattCCAATCGAAGTGAACGCCGCTTCG ATGGTGGAACTGAAGGCGAACCTTTTTCGGAAGCGAGAGCAGctgaaacaaaagaaagcggcggcAGACGATGTCGGGCAAGTTCCAAGACCGAAGCCTAAG AAACCGTCTCTGTTCGCTCAACAAAAAAAGCGGATAGCGGAGAAGAAACCGACGGGAGAAATGGATCAGAAGACCCGAGAAGAGATCgctcaagaagaagaggctCTAAGAAAGTCTAG AGCCAAGTTGGAAGAAAAGGCGGCTTTGTATGAGAAAATGACTCGAATGAAAAACGGAGCtc TGAATAGCGAAACTGACGACAAGGAGGAAAGATACTTGGtagattttgaaaaaaagcaaatgaATGAC gtgagagaagaaagacgaaggcAAATGAATAAaagagaggaagaggaggaggtcATCGCTAAGGAACCAATACCAGCACCAAGCAATCCAGACGAAGAATg ggTTGATTATGTTGATGGGCTGGGAAGAACGAGAAGTTGCCTGAAGAAAGATCTTCCGAAAATGATGGAGAAGGACAAGTCGGTGGGCATTGAGCCTAC AGACGTTCCTTTGTCTGAGCGGACGTTGATGTCTGAGGACATGCATCGGGAATTGTTGAGACAGAAATGGGAagcggaagaggaggaaatgGCGGAGAAACCCGTCGGACCGCTCCATTATCAGGACATACGACACGATG AAATTCGTAGTCACGGTGTCGGATACTATCAATTTTCAAAGGACGAAACGGAACGTCAGCAGCAACTTGAAGAATTGAATCGGCTTAGAAATCAG ACGTTGAGTCAGCGGGAAAAACacgaaaaaataaagatgaAGCGTAAAACGGCTCTGGAAGCTCGCCTAGAAAAAGTCAAGAAGCGCAAAATGAAGGCAGTGGACGGAGGCAAAGgcgcaaacgaagaaaaagaagaggacgaaaaagaagaagaggagccgCTCACTCCACCAGCAAAACCGTCTCAagagccgtcgccgttcatgAACGAGTCATTCATCGCAGCTGCTATAAGCAGCATTCGAAAGGAAGTCGACGAGGCCAGGGACGAAGGTTCCAAGCCTCAAGGACGACACTGGGACATGTTTCGTCACGAAGatctcgaagacgagcgtCCCGCTGAATTCGCGCCGCCTCAGTCGTATTCCCCATCGGCGGGGAGTAGCAAAAGAGCCTCTAAACCCCCGCTCTCTtggcctcctcctccgccgcctccccTCGGATTTAATTTACCTCCCCCTCCCCTGTTTTTTCCACCGCCGCGCTAA
- the LOC136193013 gene encoding uncharacterized protein YggC-like: MCTAEVLDQFFAGRSTPDIVRIVSPALSRGIWRIRGKFEHDIAALLDEWKTCVRNVLGADVTAKINPDNVEKSIKIELQDTLLLYYPLALHITEEHEKKQDRIIVGIGGAAGAGKTVFSWILRAFINYFLPESCCCEILGLDAYHFTNEKLTEQGLRHLKGRPETFDQKSASIDLSKLRLSTEGSHSMPIYDRQLHNPKQNAVEMGPNCKIILIEGLFVLNTEDGWDVVSSQLDIKIYLDISLDLSRLRATERKSRGNKITEAKALEHFRQVDEPNYAYIAKSAIAHTNVIRINQQ, encoded by the exons ATGTGTACGGCGGAAGTGTTGGATCAATTTTTCGCCGGCCGTTCAACGCCCGATATCGTCCGTATAGTTTCACCTGCACTTTCTCGAGGAATTTGGCGTATTCGAGGAAAATTTGAACACGATATAGCAGCTTTGTTGGACGAATGGAAAACGTGCGTTAGAAATGTGCTTGGCGCCGACGTCACGGCAAAAATCAACCCTGACAACGTAGAGAAAAGCATTAAAATCGAGCTGCAAGACACACTACTTCTGTACTACCCTCTCGCTCTGCACATCACAGAAGAACACGAAAAGAAACAAGATAGAATTATCGTTGGTATCGGAGGAGCAGCGGGAGCCGGAAAAACCGTTTTCAGCTGGATTTTACGGGCATTTATAAACTATTTTCTACCAGAGAGTTGTTGCTGCGAGATCCTAGGCCTCGATGCCTATCATTTTACCAACGAAAAGCTGACAGAACAGGGCCTCAGGCATTTAAAA GGAAGACCGGAGACATTCGATCAAAAATCGGCATCAATTGATCTATCAAAATTACGACTGTCAACCGAGGGTTCCCACTCTATGCCAATTTATGATCGCCAACTGCACAATCCTAAGCAAAACGCCGTAGAAATGGGCCCCAATTGTAAAATCATTCTCATCGAAGGTCTGTTTGTTTTAAACACGGAAGACGGCTGGGACGTCGTGAGCAGCCAACTAGACATCAAAATTTACCTCGACATCTCATTGGACCTGAGCCGATTGCGCGCAACCGAGCGAAAATCGCGCGGAAACAAAATCACCGAAGCAAAGGCGCTAGAACACTTTCGCCAAGTCGACGAACCCAACTACGCTTACATCGCAAAAAGCGCTATCGCTCACACAAATGTAATACGAATAAATCAGCAGTAA
- the LOC136192721 gene encoding kinetochore protein NDC80 homolog, with the protein MRKSAGLRKRSSARSRSGIRSLLPVRVSTAAAAPMPSARKFSAAPPSAAQGRPSHFRLPSMGKASMEWGVGGLPRPSTIGAGSKGPLKDPRPLSDRSYQMTLMKKLHSFLVETNYRGDVSMSIIKCPKSKDFLCMFQHAIGFLSPGEKISGKYDEQIPNLLKCLRYPFPVSAKALLSVGNPHTWSQMLGVFSWLIDLTRTMWSVGDEFFSGGFDDDDDANSPKHCEIEFDEIAHYYSMYMREELDIVGGELKEILQTKCEESCQEIDALCEEELAEIRALNEEEKSLANGPSLEKDVQLKETYLEDIRKFEEFIAQLEERIRGHDQKRLESSKKNKEIRELEVAEALEKKTQLEACLANQTMSAEEMKSLIERRSQLMAEWRSSKTQDEEQMRELERLQMKYSKVLAKVEQLTGQYNKEVLCLNLPPSAAHGSDAKERDLLLKVDLSSRSLNHSKEGVTRIRKAVIPALNSVQEDLMMATQHLKSKSLPVQESCERYESEIAARKHRKARSDMEADALKKEIQALEQDAAAAAQMSSDQFATMLKEKQALKSETLTVELQQHEEEVRQLRLSVEKQRASLFDEQKKEMEAASRTQSFLDETMKELEDLVCTGVEALLKEQENLVSVPTAAKLIQKTARK; encoded by the exons ATGCGAAAGAGCGCCGGACTTCGCAAACGCAGCAGCGCACGATCCCGTTCGGGCATTCGATCGCTTCTCCCAGTCCGCGTATCCACcgcagcggcggcgccgaTGCCTTCAGCGCGAAAATTCTCGGCAGCGCCGCCCTCGGCCGCGCAAGGACGCCCCAGCCACTTTCGCCTACCCTCTATGGGAAA AGCTAGCATGGAATGGGGTGTGGGAGGTCTCCCGCGCCCTTCGACCATAGGGGCGGGGTCGAAAGGACCCCTGAAAGATCCCAGGCCGCTTAGCGATCGGT cCTATCAGATGACGCTCATGAAGAAATTGCATTcg TTTTTGGTCGAAACGAATTATCGAGGGGACGTGTCGATGAGCATCATCAAGTGTCCCAAATCGAAAGATTTTCTGTGCATGTTTCAG CACGCGATTGGTTTTCTCTCGCCGGGCGAAAAAATTTCGGGAAAATACGACGAACAAATTCCGAATCTGTTGAAGTGTTTGAGATATCCATTTCCCGTCAGTGCAAAAGCGCTTCTCTCCGTCGGAAATCCGCACACGTGGTCCCAAATGCTGGGAGTCTTCTCGTGGCTTATTGATCTCACGAGG ACGATGTGGTCTGTTGGAGACGAGTTTTTCAGCGGTGGatttgatgatgatgatgatgccaACTCGCCGAAACACTGCGAG ATTGAATTTGATGAAATAGCGCACTACTACTCCATGTACATGAGGGAAGAACTCGACATTGTTGGAGGCGAATTGAAGGAGATTCTCCAAACAAAATGCG aggAGTCCTGTCAAGAAATAGATGCAC TGTGTGAAGAGGAGCTGGCTGAGATAAGGGCGTTGAACGAGGAGGAAAAGTCGCTGGCAAATGGACCT TCTCTTGAGAAAGACGTTCAATTGAAGGAGACTTATTTGGAAGACAT acgaaaatttgaagaatTTATAGCTCAGTTGGAAGAACGAATCAGAGGTCACGACCAAAAGAGACTtgaatcgtcgaaaaagaacaaagaaattcGAG AACTCGAAGTGGCGGAAGCgctcgaaaagaaaacgcaattGGAA GCGTGCCTGGCCAATCAGACAATGAGCGCggaagaaatgaaatctCTGATAGAACGGAGATCCCAACTCATGGCGGAATGGAGAAGTTCAAAGACTCAGGACGAGGAGCAGATGCGAGAGCTGGAACGACTGCAGATGAAGTACAGCAAAGTCTTAGCaaag GTTGAGCAATTGACTGGGCAGTACAATAAGGAAGTGCTGTGTTTGAATTTGCCACCTTCGGCGGCTCACGGGTCCGACGCAAAGGAGCGAGATTTGCTCTTGAAAGTCGATttgtcgtcgagaagttTGAATCATTCAAAGGAGGGGGTCACGAGAATTCGAAAGGCGGTTAtc CCTGCTTTGAATTCGGTGCAAGAGGATTTGATGATGGCCACGCAGCACTTGAAAAGTAAAAGTCTCCCAGTGCAGGAATCATGCGAAAGG TACGAAAGCGAAATAGCTGCGAGGAAACACCGAAAGGCGCGTTCGGACATGGAAGCGGACGCTCTCAAGAAAGAAATACAAGCACTTGAACAA gatgcggcggcggcggctcaAATGAGCAGCGATCAGTTCGCTACGAtgctgaaagaaaaacaggcGCTGAAATCGGAGACGTTGACAGTCGAACTTCAGCAGCACGAAGAAGAGGTACGACAACTCCGACTAAG CGTTGAAAAACAGCGAGCGAGTTTATTTGACGAGCAAAAGAAGGAAATGGAAGCGGCGTCTCGCACTCAAAGCTTCCTCGACGAAACAATGAAAGAGTTAGAAGACCTCGTCTGCACGGGAGTCGAAGCTCTACTCAAGGAACAGGAGAATTTAGTCTCCGTTCCGACGGCAGCTAAGTTGATTCAGAAGACAGCGAGAAAGTAA
- the LOC136192812 gene encoding C-terminal-binding protein 1-like encodes MSSSLPLVLVLDSKDIEIEKKTLEGVARVVGLDKHAPAEVPDELANEAIGCIVWHTIDVDEALMKRLKKCRIVCRTGAGFDRIDLKTASTLGIAVCNTPAYGTEEVADSAMSLILNLYRWTLWIEREVAAGREFHDISDVMEVASGSRRIRGKTLGLAGVGAIGTALALRAKAFGFHVIFYDPYVPDGVHKSIGIEQVDTIEELFRRSDCLSLHCPLTPGTRHLVNEAHLKHARDGIFLVNTSRGGLVDEVALAAALKSGKVGGAALDVQETEPCTYDMGALKGAPRLILTPHSGWYSKEAMVESRQTAAKQVGLAISGSSAQCLRNWINKRDCVPDGCRW; translated from the exons ATGTCTTCCAGTCTTCccctcgttctcgttctcgattCGAAGGACATCGAaatcgagaaaaagacgttggaGGGCGTCGCACGCGTCGTCGGTCTCGACAAGCACGCGCCTGCCGAGGTGCCGGACGAATTGGCGAACGAAGCGATCGGATGCATTGTCTGGCacacgatcgacgtcgacgaagctcTAATGAAACGCCTCAAAAAATGTCGAATCGTCTGCCGCACAGGAgccg GATTTGATCGTATTGACTTGAAAACGGCATCGACGCTCGGCATTGCCGTGTGTAATACTCCCGCCTACGGCACCGAAGAAGTGGCCGACTCGGCCATGTCACTCATACTCAATCTCTATCGCTGGACGCTCTGGATTGAACGCGAAGTCGCCGCCGGACGCGAATTTCACGATATTTCCGACGTGATGGAAGTCGCTTCGGGATCGCGACGCATTCGCGGTAAAACGCTCGGTctcgccggcgtcggcgccaTCGGAACGGCGCTCGCACTTCGAGCCAAAGCTTTTGGATTCCATGTGATTTTCTACGATCCTTACGTGCCGGACGGCGTGCACAAATCAATCGGCATCGAGCAGGTGGACACGATCGAGGAATtgtttcgtcgaagcgactgTCTCAGTCTCCATTGTCCGCTCACGCCCGGCACGCGACATCTCGTGAACGAGGCTCATTTGAAGCACGCTCGCGATGgcatttttctcgtcaataCTTCGAGAGGGGGTCTGGTGGATGAAGTCGCCTTGGCTGCTGCTTTGAAGAGTGGTAAGGTGGGCGGTGCGGCTTTGGATGTGCAGGAAACCGAGCCGTGTACGTATGATATGGGCGCCTTGAAGGGGGCACCGCGTCTTATTTTGACGCCTCATTCTGGGTGGTATAGCAAGGAGGCTATGGTAGAGTCCCGTCAGACGGCTGCTAAGCAAGTTGGACTTGCAATTTCTGGCTCTTCTGCGCAGTGTCTTCGAAATTGGATCAATAAAAGAGATTGTGTGCCGGACGGCTGTAGGTGGTGA